In Lactuca sativa cultivar Salinas chromosome 5, Lsat_Salinas_v11, whole genome shotgun sequence, the DNA window atgatttttatttggACGGGGAAGTCGAAAAAGATGATGGTTAGGTAAAATGTTAATAAGCTGTGGGACGATGATTATTTCTACGAAAAATCAATTTGTTTTAATATTTAGAAATAAATTACTGAAATGGTCTTGTGGTATGTCAAAATGACGTGTTTAGTCAACATGAcaaacgtgtcgtgtcgtgtcaagacATTAAAAGGATTGAGAATGtttgaccctaacccgacccgtttaattatcatgtcgtatcgtgtcaacccgtttatttttgtgTCGGATTTTGGGTTAAAGTTTaaatcttataaatatattgtaTCATGTCGGGTTGAAACATTTTAAAAGTTGAAAAGTAAAAGTCATAgaggaaaaaaatgaaaatatgaaaTGTTGAAGTTAGGAGGTGGAaccgaaaaaaaaattatactccCATCGTCTCATATTTATTGTCCATTTTTGGACTTTTGAAGTTTCTACTTTGACCTTAAAAAGTTTTATTTGTATGATAAATTACTTGATAAAAtttataacaatgaaaagacaTTTAAAACACAATCCATTTATATACTTTGCATTAAATGTTatatatcaaaaataaaagtATTTAAGGTCAAATTTGAAGAATAAAGAGTTCAAACAGTCAAAATTGGACAATAAATATGGGATAGAGGTAGTAGTAAGTTTAGAAAGCAAAATGGAAAGAGTTAACAGTTAGGAAgcaaatgagataggtaatgaggAGGAGTAAAATTAAGTCATTTTGAAATTTTGAGTTTTACTTTTAATTCTTGAATTTAGGCCACTACAAatgtataatattaaaaatatttataaatatatatatatatatatatatatatatatatatatatatatatatatatatatatatattaaacgagTCATCTTCGAGTTGAAAGTTTTGATCCTAACTCAtccgtttaattatcgtgtcgtgtcgtgtcaacctgtGTACATAAACGGGTCGAAATCTCTGACCCTAACCCGCTAACTTCGTATCAGATTGTCGTGTCGTGCCAGATTTTGTCAGGTCTAATATTGCCCTTTATATTCCCCTTTCAGTTTTTTGTTATGCGTTTTTGTTAAGGTCCtgttattccccccccccccccccccccctacaaACCCTATATATTCACGTGCTTTTTGCATCTGTTTCTTTTTCCTTTTGCAAATAAACTTCTCTAATTTACATTAGTGACCCTTTACttttaaaatttatcaaaattaaaattttccattattttttttcctttttatattgcttatttgtattttattttctcTTATATTATCATTTTTCAcatgtaatattttatttttaaacctTACATCTACATAAAAATTTTATATTATAGttgaaatttattaattttttctttaatatttttgtcatcgtgtttttgaaaatttatatcATTTTGTTATAAATCAAGTTAAATTTTATTCATGCTTTGTAATGTTTATATCCTTTTACTATAAGTCAAGTTCATTTTTTCATAAGTGGCATAAtcattttatttactagtattgtttgttaataaaaaaaataagatttaaGTTCATTAAAAATGAATactatatatattctaataaaataagttaaaaaataaaaaaacttcaatatatatatatatatatatagagagagagagagagagagagagagagacttaggttattttgtttttactaactattgtgtgccaaaaTGCATAAatctggaccaacggatgaaattcatcaatggacatgatttgagagtgtatgatattacaatgggataacatgtaccatataatcatacaaattttagcaaaatggtattttggacaattaactacaattataaaaggaaattttcggatatttatggataattaattctcctaattttaaaaatatgattttttttttaattaattcaattttaattctaacataatttgtaaaaataaccgatttattctgtcagaatattttttttatttagaattatgctctttcagaattttattctattagaatattattgaataataacaaagttTTGGAATCCGAGGTTGAAAAATAACTACATTCTAACATATTCTATCAGAATAACATAATGCCAATCATAAACTACTAAATACATTTcgaaaagaatacacaaaatagattcttgaactaataatataccaaataaatAATTGTGATTCTTTGAATAAtacaacattctgaaagaataacaagtgtgattcttaaaaaataacaatattCTTAAACACTGAGTGTGGtcattctttaattcattcttcaaacttttcccaTCAGTTCTTCAAGCCATTTttcaagccatttctatcacaaattcTGTTAGAATGCAACAGTAAAATTCTATTAGAATACATtatcaatatataaatattaaaattttatcaaaataaaACAGTAAAATTCTAGCAGAATTTATTATcaacatataaataattaaccAAAACCATAATCGAAAgacatgaataaaaaaaattaacagatTTTTATCCTCTCAATTTATTAACAatcaaatgaataaaaaaaaaataacagatTTGATACTTCCATGGTCCTGCAAAACAGTTTATAATACAATTGAAACAAAGTTgattcaagagttttgttaagcaCCTTACTTACAACAAAAACCTTTATGAAGAACCCATTTATATTTGCCAAAAAAATAGTTGAACTTATATAAAAAGATTGGATAGAAAATCCAGAAACCTGATTTAAGCATTTTATCGAGCAGTTGGTATGCAACATGAAACTTTCTTTCAATTCTCAATAATGACAGCTTATCCATTTGCCAATATTGAAACCtgtgaaaaacatgaaaaacaaaaatcttGTCTCATAGGATTTTTAACAAACAGTTGGTAGGCACTAAACAAAAATCTTGTCtcttagttttttttataatgaTGGATGTTCTGAATTGCCCCATAATCAAAATTCAACAAATCAGTAGATCCCAAAAGGATTAAAGAATGACAATTCTGCAATATATAAAGCTATGGTAAAGTAAAATATACCTGGGTATATCCAAGTTTTTGCGGCCTCTGGGTCAATTGGACATCAATAACGAATATTTCACAGGGGGAAGAGAGTTGTGGTCGTCGTCACCGGGAACTAAATTGTCAACGTTGCCGGTGAGGAGCTACTCATCATCGGTGTTGTGGACGTCGACGTTACCTGATGGTGGTCCAACAAGAGAGTTGTGGTGACGAGATGATGATTTGGTTTGGGTGTCGGCAATGGAAAGGAAGGAAGGAAGACGAAATTGTGTGCTGCTACAAGTAGTGTGGCTATGGAAGATAATGGGTTAGAATGTTAAAGAAGAAGGTGGAGGAACACTTTGATGGTTCGATTTCTCCAGCGAGACAACAAAGAAGGCAGAAAATTGAAGACGGCAATTGTAGGGTTTTTTTTACAGGTTTTGACTTTGACATCTCATATTTAAAGggataataaacatattaattatctaccataattaaatatgtaaatattactataatacccttaaatgatttatttaatgatttattatttcctgaattcttattggtgcacacaggcacacaatagttgtcaaaaacatttgaacctatctctctctctctctctctctctatatatatatatatatatatatatatatatatatatatatatatatatatatatatatatcaaatcaaATAGAGGGATGGGATATTAAAtggattggggggggggggggggctgaaTACCTTCACCtttttgttaataatagaaaaTGAACTAGTTACACAAGTAGGACCCACTTAATCCCATTCCCACTTCCACCACCGGTTACCCTCTCAATCCCACTCCCGCAACCAGTCATCGTCAACAACCAGTAGCCACTGAAAAATAAATTTAGATATGAAGCAAATTTGAAGAAAATCCAAACTAGAAACCAGAAACGGCAAGACCTCCGTCAAATCATGAAATTAGTTTTACAAAAACATTTCATAACcttcacatacacacatacacacaaataTATCGATTCCATGAAAAATCAACAACACCACCGTGAAAACTCAAGAATAAGGTTTCTCCGACTTTGTAGACCAGAAACTAGAGAAACAACAACCACATACGAGAAGGAAATTGTGGCTAAAGGTAGGCACAATATTGGTGGTCAGGTGGTGGGTGGTGACCTTTTAGTTCTAGAAGGGAGGAAGACGGAGTAGAGAAAAACATCACACACTACCACCATCTTTGAGTTGAAGCCATTGTTATCGTTATTATGAAGCCACAACCACCGCTTGAAGCAGATTTGGTGGTTTTGTCAGCGATCTCGATGATGGAGGTCGGCCACCACCATCACAGAAGGAAATGAACAAATAGATCTGGCGAAGAAGGAAAAAAGATGGGGTAGAAAGAACCAATAATGGAGGTGGCAACGGTTTCCGGTGAGAGAGTGGAGTAGagagaagcttcaggaagagagaATCGATGATGGTGGCGATATGGTGTTTCCGACAATGATCCAGGGGTTTGGTTGGCGACCGATGGTTCCGACAAACATCCGACGATTCTGGTGGTGGGGTTGCTTTCCAAAGGATTATGGTTAGAAAAAGAAATAAGGAAGATGAAaggattaaaattaaaatattagggGTGTTTGGCTTATCTTTTTGAGAGGCCAAAAGTCTTTTTAGGAGAATATAAAATgtaaaagatgtttggtaaaagcattttaaaagctacttttggattttgactgaaaaagtcaaaaaacctgactttttgtaacttttccaaaaatgaCTTCTGCCTCTCAAAAAgacaagccaaacacccccttataaTGTAGTTGGTTAGAGAGTGGGACcaatattaaatttttttatataattaattgataataaaaaactaaaaagtaaaaTACAAAAGGGCAATATAGTCTTTTCATCTTTTATGAGGAaccaaaaacataataaaatcatACGGAACTGCCCAAGTGCAAAAAAAAAAGcttagggaccaaacacacaaTTTCATCAAACCATAAAGACGATTTTAGTAATTTATTCTTATATTTATTTCCGAGTAAAGTTcactaaaaatatgaaatttgctAATTTAAAAAGGATGTTAAATGTGTTAGTACTAAGGGTGAGCAAACCCAAACCAAAAAACTGACGAAACTGAAAAAACCTAAACCAAAGCAAAACCGACGGTTAGggtttgattttttaaaaaccgaaaaatggGGTTCGATTTCGATTTTTACCTAAAAACGACCCATCCAACTCGAGAAACTAACCCGTACTTAAAACCGACAAACCGCCCCAAGAAACCGACCAATCCAACCCGATAAACCGACCCATACTTgattgtgttttggttgtaatagaCTATTTGTTGTAAGAATCAtattttttgaagtatttaacttaaatttgatgttttttgaagtatttaacttgttgcttcatttatggaaaatgggTTAAAACCCACAACCCATGAGTTTAAACCCTGAACCCATGAGCGTATGAGTTGAACCCAAGAAACCGGAAAACCGCCCAAACCAACCTCAAAACCCGAGAAACCGAACCGACCAGAAACCGATCTTATTGAGTTCTGAAAACCAAAAACCGACCATTTATGAGTTGGGTTGAGTTTGGGTCCAAAACCGACCCAAATCAATCTATGCACAGCCCTAGTTAGTACTTAGTAGGGAATTGAGTTTCATTTTAATTGGATTGGATTTTATAAGATCTTTAAATACGTTTTGGATTATCTAGGTTGCattaaaccaaaaataaaaacatCATACTATTTTACCTTATTActatttagttatttattttttgtacTATGTGATAATATACAAcacaaatataaattaattataattattaatttataattaataagtTGTATAGAATTCTTGGtatttaatatacaaaattaaaaataaaatatgaaaatacTATCTAAAGCTTATTCACTTTaaccaaataataataataagacgaaattgcaaaaatggtctctgtggtatgcaaaattttggggttttagtccaaacagtgacttttttggtttcgtaatccttttggagtggtttgtatgtgaaaatggtccctccgaaaattgaaatgactataatacccttggggtatttatttttcatttttctttcagtattcttaaaatttaatatttatttatttattttaacaattaaaaaaataaaaaaggtcccacctctctctctctctctctctctctcaagaaaacCTGTTGAATTCTTTTCTTCCTGGTCCACTGTGGTTTACTCAAAAAGGTGAAGCATTTGTCTTTGTCTCTTTCTTTTGAACCCATCCACCACAACTCCACCATATATCCCCGCCATTAAAATCCGTCAAGCAAGCTTCAAAACACCACCATCTACTGCCTTCCTCCGGTTTTGGGAGCTTGccaccaaaacccatcaagaaccGTCGCTGCCTCCATCAATAACCACCACCGGTGACTTTGATCACTGTGAATCACCACCAAACAACATCAAACCTCATCCCATCTCCTACTACCTCCCTCTCGACGACCTACTGCCCAGAAAACGAAGAAGATAGCGAGGCAACCAAGGCCTGCCACCCACGACCATCCACTGCTACTTCTTCCCTCCGTCGTACCCATCTCAGTTTGCCTCCATCCTCATCGAGCTCGTCGGAACAAGAAGTGGAAGCAGCGAAGCTGCCATCACCGCCCACTGTCGCTGCTACTGTAGATCTCCGACACCACCATATCCTTATACGATCTAGGTGGGTAAACTGGGAACTCACCGAATCTGCAACATGAACAAGTCTTGAATTTTGATCGTGGTGTTGGTAGTTGATTTTGGTGACTGGAAGGAGAGATGGTGGTGAGGAGTTAGGGTTTGAAAAAGATGAGGGTCATGAAGAAGATGATGGTGGGTTGTATCTTTGGGTATTGAAActggagagagaaagagagagagagagagagagagagagagagagagagagagctgagcccttttttatttttttaattgttaaaataaataaataaatattaaattttaagaataatgaaagaaaaatgaaaaataaataccccaagggtattatagtcatttcaattttcggagggacaattttcacatacaaaccactccaaaaggactacgaaaccaaaaaagtcactgtttagactaaaaccccaaaaatttgcATACCGCAGGGACCACTTTTTCAATtttgtctaataataataatcatatggCCATTATATTCATCTAAAACTCTTTTTCAATTTATTGACTTCTTGaaaagtcaataagttaaaaaaatattttgactTTTAGAGGGTGTTTTAGAATTTCATCTAAGAACTCTTTTTCAATTTATTGACTTTTTAAAAagtcaataaattaaaaataatgttttGATATTTAGTAAAgacttttaaaacaacttttaatttaACTTTTGAAAATGAGTTTTGaaaaaattacaatttatgatttCTTTGAATGGCTTATGAGTTATTAGAATAAAAAACAAGCAAAAATCAATAAGTTAGCCAAACACtttttaacttattgactttttTGTCACTAAAAAGCTAAtcaaacacttttttttttttaaatctcatTTTCCGACATTGATAAGTCAACAAGTTATTttagataaaaatattttttaacttCAAAACGAAATCCCAAATACAAATACCTTGTTACAaacattattttgttttatatggttgtttagttgtttttttttcatGCTGGTAAACCATATTCACAAAAATAATCatacaaaattttgaaatatgtgaaagaaCATATTTTTGGATTTCGAACTAAATGACCATTAATTTCAAAATGGAGGCATTTTCGattattttttattaactttATGCCATactaaaaagtaatttttttgttaaaaatatatttcAGACTCACATTATTTCAAATTATGTACTTAGGACAAAAAATTAATCCAAAATTTCATTAAAAAGTTTGAAATCCGATTAACAAATCCAAAAGTTCCAAAAACTCCTTGGTTTTTTTACTATAATCtaacaaaaagttaaaaaatataatatacgaAATAAATACAATAGAAAAgcataaaatatgacattttattGAAAACTCAATGCTATTAGTCATTTTCAAAATTAATAGATATAGTTTTTGAATAGCGTTTTATGCAAATGAGAATAAAAATACACAATTGTATATTCTTTGAAATCCAAAACGGTCATTTCAAAAATAATGGTTATCTATGAAAATACCTAAAAATTGGGTTATTTCTATTTATCTTCTATAGGTCATATTTTGAAATATCCCAAGTTTTTAATTGCAATGAAaagatattaattttaaaaactttgatgACTTAATTTTAAAGGTTTGACGACTTTTATGCACCGTTTTAAAAAAGGTTTGATGACTTTCTAAAAAACGACCATTAcggtttttccttttttttaactGTGAAAACCCAAAACCATTGTACTTCTAATTAGGATTATCATTAGGCGGAATCTGTGAGCAACATGTTAATTTGATTTTTAAAGTCGTGTCTGTTGTCTATTAATTATGAAATTGATGCCAAAATATCTATTTGAAGTTACCTATTAATCGTTTAACCTTGTGTGGGTTTCTTATTATCCTTATGGAagttatttttatgttttgatgTTTCGTCGCCAAGAAAGCATCCTTCTGTTTACATGCTGCAATGATTGTAGCATATAGGCACTCTGAGGCAACATATTACATACTTCAATCTTAGGGTGATCTAtcgttcaaaaaaaataaaaaagtgatAATCACTATTCACTAAAAATGATGTGATAATCACACTATAACGTAGATAAGAAAATATATTGAAGAAGAATCAAGATGTTCTCAAGGTAACAAACAATGAAAATATACATTTAAGACTATACCAACAGTGTACTTTTCGTgtggtttgactttgacttatgtCAAATGTCAATTATGCACGGGGTTTCCTTCGAGTTGAGGTGATGACATGGACAATTTGCTTCTCATAAGTACTCAGTTTGTCTTTATAGTTGACTGAAATGTTGTGCTTTTGGATTTGTAAGAATGCCATGAAACGCTCCAACATGTTTTTGAATATTCTCAGCTTCTCAAGTTGCTCATTATTCAGTTGATGAGGATGAAAATCATTCTGGACAACAAACTCTTTCGTTAaattacaaaatatatatatatatttttttaaattacattTTGTTTTCCATAAAAATTAAGGGGGATATGGAACTCACATGCTGCAATCTGCGAAGAATTTTCAGGTTCAACTCATTTAAATCTGGTAGATATAGAACCTTCATAGCTTTTAtctgtaatcaaaataaaaacaattttatgTTCCAAAAGAGTGTTAGTTGCTTCTTATTATGACTCATAATATCAATAGTAAAGCTTGTGTAATTTCATATACAACACCTTTTCATACAGTTCCTCTTGCCACTCTTCACAATTTGTGGAATCTAACGATGCTACAAAAGagttataagttaataataagtTTCATAAATATTtggtaaaaaatatttttgaaaaagtACCTGGATCCGAGGGGTTTACACTAATAAAGTCTAACATGGGATTTTGTGATCTTGTTTCAATAGTCAGTATCTTGAAGCATATCTTCCGCATATAATCAGACTGCAAACAAAATGAATTACAAGATTTAAATTAGCAAAGTACTTCCATTTCTACATAATGACTCCTTCAAAATCTTTATATCACTAAGATCATTAAcagataaaaacaaaacaaaaacaaacctgACATGTTGCAGCTATATACACTGTCTCTTCAAAGTTCACAGCTATTTTCATTAGCTTCTGTAGCCCCTCGTCTCCATAGACTCGAATATGACTCTTCAAGGCATCCATACTATGTAAAATAAACATGTGTCAGGTTAGCATAGTTAAAATATTTTAAAGTCAGAAATGATTTAAGAGTATAAATACACTGTACACACATCCTATTCAAGATCCTTTGTCGTGAATCTGCTTGCAGCTGAGATCTCCAGTCACTAGATTCCATAGAGGTGTCACCAACAGCACCACCACTTGTACCCTGTGTATGCCTCCAGTTACTCATATCCATCTCCTATTTTATGATCGATTTCCACTCCTAAAACAGAATTATATTTGTAATAGTCAGAAATGATTCGAGGATATCGAGATAGTTTATATAAGAAAATAGTTCCTTCCTATAAACATGTTGCATGATACTAATGCTTATGAAATTGAGGAATCATCTTTCATGACAAATTCATTTACATAACTGAAATCGGAGTTTGAATTAGCAATATAAATGGTGTGTATAACACAGAAGACATCAAAATTGACGGGCGGGCATATATATAATCCAACTTTGAAGTAAAAGAATTCGTAGATATTTCAGATTTAGCAATCTAAAAGTACTAACCTTAAATTCCTGTATGATTGCCTAATTGTTGGAGTTAGGGTTTTGATACTCAGCGCCACCAAGCAATTGGATGTAGTCGTTCCTTCTCCCTCTATATCTGAAAATAATAAATCCAACAATTCAAAAGCAAACGATCGAGTATAAGGAAGTGATTGAACCAATTTGCGTGAAACTGGGTGCTAGGAAAGAGTAAAGTTACCGTGTGATGGTCGCCGGTGACGGAGAAGTGAAAGATGATCCCTACTTCAACGAGACAGAAAACACGAAAGGATCGATAGGAAGAAATTTTTTACGAGTTGCAATCTTTGTAATGAGGtagaaggtatatatatatatatatatatatatatatatatatatatatatatatatatatatatatatatatatatatatatatatatatatatatatatatatatatatatatatatatatatatatatatatatatatatatatatatatatatatatatatatatatatatatatatatatatatatatatatatatatatatatatatatgggatagggaatatacattacagccccacttaagcttaggtactaaaccgcTTGAAAATgcattgttttactatataaagattacgGTTAATGGATTCACGGTTAATACTTCAAGGTGTAAATTCAAGATCGACacaatagggtttagggtttagggttagggttttgggttttgggtttagggtttagatttagggtttagggtttagggtttaaatttagggttatatatatatatatatatatatatatatatatatatatatatatatatatatatatatatatatatatatatataaaataaatttctcTTTCCTTAGCTATTAGCTATTGTGCATATTTGTTTTATGGCCATTTTGATATTTTTGGTCCTtacagtcaaaacttttacatttattcataaaaaacacaaaaaacggCCCGGGGCAAAGCCCGGACTTTTCATCCTTGCACTTTCTACGTCTGTCATTTTCCTCTTTTGGTATATTTTTTCTATATTGGTcgtcatatttattttttttgtttttgtctgCCCTTACCAAAGTCAACTAAAACAGTTAAACGTCTATTAATCTATAAACAAAAACGACACACAAATCAGACGCACACAGCCCATGCGGAGCATGGGCAACTTATCTAGTTTAGATAAATTATGTTAATCCCAACAAGTTTGCCATGCGGCATTCAATTAGCCCCTTCCTATCGATTTCGCTCAAAATACCAAAGTGACGTCCCAAAGCAATAACTCAATCATATCCAAACTTAATCACCAATTCTTGAAGGTAGATTCTCTcttaaaccctaatcctcttCCCTCTCCATCAATGATAATGATTCGTTGCAAGAAACGACGTTCGAAACGCTACGTCCAGGTAATTAGCCTTTGATTTACACGAAACTTAATCACCATTGTCAGTTTAAAAAATTGAGGTTAGTATAATTATTAATCTTCTTCCAATTTACACTAAACTACATGTGACGAATATATTAATTTTGCTTGATAAAACTTTTAGTTTTTAAGTTTgtaggttaactgtttgatgaaatattTAAGTCAACTGCAACTGCTTTATTTTGAATAACTAATAAATAAGTTGTTGATTGCATGCTCTATCTCAGCTTAACATTGAGAGAACTCCAACCCAGGTACCAATTTTTACCATTTTACAGATTAAACAATTCAAATTTATGAAGTGATTAAACCATCTTACCTTTTTTACTGTTAAATAAATAGTTATTACTTGGATACCTAATTTAATTTGATCGCAGTGCAAAAATATAGAAAATGACAACttatttttaccattttattGATTTAGCCattgaacaacaacaacaacaacaacaacaacaacaacaacaacaataataataataataataataatgatgcagcgcaaaaaaacaacacaaagataaccaagaatgaacctgttgattctaaaagaatagccaggacaatctcttcaaaaccacgttgattctacgaataccgtgggattggcttcaaaatctgggttaacacacagaatttgggagaaaatcgaaagttcataaaattgatgattgaccatccaaattacatcaaaaacagttaaataagaagcagaaattaaaatgaaaccctaaaagtccatgggccaaatacaaacccaaaaacaaaacccaaaaattaaggaaaaataacaaaaattgctcataactccatttagaaagcgatttatggactcaaaaatgggtaagtcccctttgggaacttatctagacgtgctccttgctccaagcttcgatttgactggttGTAGGCCCAAAAtggagattcgtagccaaagttatggccattttcgtgaagcccttttagtcacacgatcgtgggcctctaagaacgcaagggcccgatcctccacactagggcctgcatcaaataataataataatagaaaaataAATTATTGTAAACAGTCAAAAAAAGTAAAATGGCTTAATATTTTCTTTTACAGTGGTTTGTTTTCAACTTTTTACTAATGTATCAGTTTTCAacataaactttttttttataacGTTAATTTGGGTCCAAAGGATTTCATTATTTGTCATTATCAAAGGGTATTTTGGGCATTTGTGATATAGACATATAAAGTTGCAATTTTCTTACAAATTTATAACATTAACGACTTCTCGCAATCTACTTGCTTTTCTCCAGCATACTCATAGCATGTGCTAAATTTGGCCGTTTCTTGGCCATCCTTATCTTTTCATCTATTTGTGCTTTGGTAACTTTCTTTCTACACCTACTCACACAAATTTATATTGATTTCATTTATTAATTCGGTAAATAATAAGCATACATAGGGGTTGCTTCTTCTTTTTGTCTGTTAATCCATTTATGGTAGATGTGGTTGACTGaaactaaatgaccattttacctttaCATTCCATTAAGGCCATTAAGTACAAAAGAAACATAGTCTAACATGTTGGATTGAATTTGAACCAGGGTGactgtctactgatgacttgagaatacaaggtattttgaaaacgtacatcagcatttaagctggtgagttcataagtattttagtgtatttgatttgtaaaactgtaaagaaaagacttgtaaatgtttgatgaaaaagtttgtgtaagtatgaaaactctagaaaatctcatatttcctactagtataaaacgTAGTCTTGTACCAAGgcccgactgttttgaaggttttcttctttgtatgaatgaaggtttttcccatgtataactat includes these proteins:
- the LOC111889998 gene encoding mediator of RNA polymerase II transcription subunit 15a, yielding MDMSNWRHTQGTSGGAVGDTSMESSDWRSQLQADSRQRILNRIMDALKSHIRVYGDEGLQKLMKIAVNFEETVYIAATCQSDYMRKICFKILTIETRSQNPMLDFISVNPSDPASLDSTNCEEWQEELYEKIKAMKVLYLPDLNELNLKILRRLQHNDFHPHQLNNEQLEKLRIFKNMLERFMAFLQIQKHNISVNYKDKLSTYEKQIVHVITSTRRKPRA